The Quercus robur chromosome 3, dhQueRobu3.1, whole genome shotgun sequence DNA segment aGAACCCAATATCTTGATTGAATCTTAAAGGTAAATTTGCgataaccctttagcaacaaaagtgttgggggggggggggggcaaatattgtctaaagaaaacaatatagTGCCtccaagttatttattttctgcttgTCTTTTATGTTAATCTTGTTCTTCTACTATTACTTTGTGTAATATCCCCAACAAGTAACAGTTAAGGGTATTTGCtcatttttaaagtttaggaagGAATGAAACTACCCCAAACTTAAAGGgcccagtttttattttttacttttggtgtaaaattgtcttcttcttcttcttcttccttttctttttttttttttttttttttttttttttttttaacagcgtggaaaaaaataaaaacaaaaaaaaccagtCAAAGAAAACTATGCgtgaaaaaatgaattttggtttaccaaatttgactaaaccaaaaaataaaaataaaaaaaatactagaaacacaataaaatatcgcaacatttttacaatacctcTATTTTAAATTGTGGTGGATCTCAATATTTATTATCTTCCTTGGACCTATAAGAAACTTACATATCagtagttgtgaaaatattgtactaacaacaaaatgtcatgACATTATTACAatacaatacctttattttttgttgtgctAGATttcaatatgatattttattatattttattttgacccataaggaattgacacatatatcacaacattttcacaatatctctatgtatacattgaacttacaatgtaaatttatattgtagacacataaaaattagcaattattatacatatttgtaaaatttgtacaatatttatcatttcttttacaaatgtgtataatatttgTCGTATCTACAATGTGAGCTTAAATTGCAAGCACAAAGTAAACTCGTCTAGTTGAAAAAGTAAAAGGCAGCTCACCActtggctctttttatatagttaatagattttttttttttcttttttgtgagtTTTGAGTCTTTGACCATCTCTTTTTATGTGTTTATCGTTTGTagtgtttttgagttttaagaTTTTGTCTTTTTGCACTTTTGAGCAGGTCAGTAGACTAGAGCATTAGAACTGGCGTAGGCCCTTTGgctaaaatgctaaatttaccATTAAAATATAGTAAAATTAGGTTGCATTAGAGCATCCATAATAGTTgagttaaaaatttagctatttaacttcaccaaaagttactttatttattttacctacacacatgctgcagcagttgatctattttagctttcaacacaataaaataatataaatatcacaataaaataatatatctattacaataaaataatatattcactacaataaacaacaatcacatgatagcaaataatcgTCTAGTATTAACAAGTAATTTTTTAAACCCCAAATTatacttatacattttttttttttactaaaacaatttctcaatCATCATGATAGCAAGTAAATATTCATCTAgtataacaataatattttgttttaaccccaaattatatatggtttcaaaaaaaaaaaaaaaccaaattatatatatacaatttgaTCCCACCCACACGTGCCAAGTCCCTCTACTCTTTCTCATTCACACATGCTgcctttcttccttttcttttctggttcaccttttcttttctggttCAGACTCAACACGCCGCCCAACTCCCTTGCCTTCTTCTCCCATGTTACTCTCCTTCCATCAACCAAGCCGTCACCGCTCCAAGATCCTTTTCCCTTTGattgaacccaaaaacccaTGCCGCCAAATCCATGCTTTGCACTTCTTCCCCTGACTGAACCCAAAAAGCTTGAAGAAGTCAAAGCCGCTACCGCCGATATCTAGCAAAGCCGCCGACGATGTCAAAGTCAAAAACCGCCAAAtatttcatctttctcttccgATCTGCCGCCGTGGGTTTTGCCGATGTttactccttttttctttttttttctttttttttttctttcctggtagtggtgggtttgatgagtgtgggtgtggttgggtttttgactaatgtggtggtggtgggggttgCCGTGGTGGAGGTGGTGATTGATATTGGTGGTAGTGGGTTTGATAAGTGTGGGTATGGTTGGATTTGTGACTGATGTGGTGGTGGAGGTAGTGGTAGTAGGGGTTGCCGTGGTCGGAGCTGCTGGGTCTGTGGCGGCATGGGTCAGCGGTGTGGGTCAAGGGGGCGGTAGCGTGAGAGGTCtgaaagttgagagagagagacggagtgagagagagagcaagtgGCATTATTTTAATCAGgaagtagaataaaataatttttttttttttttagctctcatgaacagtgcacatctatctatagatgtgcactgtagcaatggagctaaattttttagatttagctccaccGCTGGAGCACGATTTTAGTGTTGGAGGAGCTAAATTTTAGTAATATAACAATATGCCTCCATtgttgtgaatgctcttagtggagttaaacccttttttttttttgctgctgtGCTACAGTGCATAGCCAAAGATGGCTGAGCCTGTGCACTGTATTTAAGAtggtaaaaaaacaatttattaaaagatatattattttattgtgttggtgGTGATGGttgttatttattgtaatagttatattattttattgtgttgtttgtgttattttattatgttgaatgctaaaataaaatcactaatgttggatgttttgtaaaatgaggtgataaaatagataaagtaccTTTTTATGGTatcaaattgctaaatttttagcattacTAATGCTGATTCTCTAAGCATTAacgcttaaaaaaaaacaattaaacaattgtaaactagtaaattaatatttgcaaaaaaagtaaactaataaattaaagaaCGGTAATCAAGTAAAAAGACCTCaactaataaattaaagtattttAAGCCATAATAAAGTTTTCTGtattagaagaaaaatatgttaaatgaacttatagcatattttttattcttttgttagaAAATCATGTAGGTTGCAAGATTCATCTTCTACctaaaatttatcttttaaatatGCTTGACGTGAATAATCTTCCATTAAACCTTGTGCACCAAGTTTCAACAATACTTTTTTACCTACAtgtattttcataacacttaaataatattattaaaataacattaccaaacagagcttatataatttatatctcTTGTTGACCCGGACAAATATCCTGAAgccgatatatatatatatactgtcATTAATTAATGCaatattttgcattttcttttccttccgTTGTCTTCGTCGCCACATAGACTGCCCCAGGCTCTCAGGCCCCATGGCTGGGAAACTTTTGCTAGCTCTCATTGCTGACATCATTTGGCGACTCCCCATTGCTAACATCCCTCGGCCAGGTCCCATTGATGGCATCCTTAGGCGAGTCCCCATGGCTGACATCGTTGGATTGATTTTAAGAAGTCTGAACGAGGTGCTGGAAAGTATGGAAAATGACCACGGAGTTCGACGTAGGAAAATTCTTTTCCTTCTTGCTATCTTGTTTGCTTGTTCGTGatatatttattcaattaaCTTACTATCATGTACAGGTGGGGGTGGTTTCTTTAGGAGGATAAATACCTTAAAAGTGTAATTTTCGCTGCTCATTTTAGGCAAAGTTATGTAGCTGAGGCTTATCAGGGACGTGGAGAAAGAATCAGGAATGAGCACCATCGGTCGATGGCGCGTTTGCTTCACGAGTTAAGAGAAAGCGATTATAGGTGTCGTGAGGCATTACACGATCCACGACTTCGTTTGGAGTTGGTGGGAAACAGGCGCATCCGCCGCCGCGCTCAACGTCGCTGGATTCAAGCAAAAGGCCACTTGGAGTTATGCATCCGGAAGTTGATACGTGAAGCTTTGCTATATCATCTGATCTGTGAAATTGAAAAGGAGCACGGTCGCTCATTTGAATTTTCCGTTGTGTCTAGAGAAATCGATGTAATAGTGATCGAAGTGATGATTACtctttttccttatttcttaTTCATGGTGACCTCATGCATAGATCTCGTCGGGAGGTTTCAGCATTACGACGTATTTCCCGAAATCCAGGACGGCGACAGACCAAGGAAGTACAggtattatttctttattttaatacctacgatctcttctttctttcttttttctcctaatttttttaagtaattgtgAGGCTGATTCTAACCAATGAAGATTCTTGGAGTCTGGTCTTCTGGTATATTCTCACTGGCTAGGttcttattttgtattttaattcctataaatcaaataaaaaaatcaatgttttttagataataaataaaaaatcttatattatcattccaactttttaagaattactactatctaaaactcaaaatacaagAAGAAATTTTTAGGATGTTAAAATGTAGTGGAAGTAATCTAGacatcaagaaaatattttaaaaatcataagCCTTCATTAAGGTTTAATTGAAAGAATAACCATATCACATATTTGTTATTTcccaaaatattaaaagaaaaattgtttgattttaaagtttaagaagGAATTGTAAACTACTTCAAACATAAGGgatgaaaagtgtttttttcttaagtttttgttttgtgtgtaaaactatgtttttacttaaaatggtgtgcaaagaaaaaaatacaataagtCAACCTAAGAAAATTGTATgtgaaacaatgaattttggctcaaaaaAGCTaactaaaccaacaaaaaatttataaaatcacAACAGAatgacacaatattttcataataattttataattttatagttttgttattttttattttgacttataaagATTTGACagttcaacaattttgaaaatattgtgacgacAATAAGAtgtcttaaaattttcaaaaaaaaaaaaaaatgctatgtctacaacgttttcacaacaaatcataaataataggttgttacaggttgttattggtgggtaaaaaaatagtttcattagtaagtttaaattagaaccataataatttactatttatgatttgttatgaaagtgttgtgaaaaatattgtgagtgTAGCacttcttttttcacaatacctttat contains these protein-coding regions:
- the LOC126718458 gene encoding uncharacterized protein LOC126718458; protein product: MARLLHELRESDYRCREALHDPRLRLELVGNRRIRRRAQRRWIQAKGHLELCIRKLIREALLYHLICEIEKEHGRSFEFSVVSREIDVIVIEVMITLFPYFLFMVTSCIDLVGRFQHYDVFPEIQDGDRPRKYRLYRGLRLLYLTTVNFVLVLLCELTRYVNQPISLYDEFLMMFAVYFFIYSFIILFSFSCYSMSYSSYSSSSFSPD